GTAATCTTTCCCTTTTTTCCCTGGTTTTCATATCCCCTCCTAGGGATGGCTGCCGGGGAAATTTACAAAAGGGATTATGAGGTAAAAAGGCTTAGAAATATCAGTCTGATGGCAGGATCAGCCTTGCTTTTAATAGGCGGCCTGATGCTCTTTATCAATTTCGAACGATTCTTTCATGATTACGGTCAGCAGAGCTGGGGAGCGGTAATTGCATTCTCTGGATTTCTTTTTCTTTGGGGAAACCTGATCTATCTGATTCAGAGAATATACCCGGGGGGAATGAAAACAGGTCTTCTGAAGTTTTTCAGCCGAAAACTGACTCTGATTTACTGTCTGCAGTGGATTATCATCGGCTGGTTGTTTTTCCTCATTCCCTTTCATTCCCTGTCCATGGGATTAGTGCTTCTGACCTCTTTAGGTGTAATTCTCACACTTTGGGGCACTCTCTTTGTGATAGATCGAATTAATTTAAGAAAAGCTGCTGCTTAAATACTATTTCCATTGATTCAGTATCCAAAGCAGTTCTACTCTGCTTTGGATACCCGTTTTTTTATAGATATTGTAAATATGATTTTTAACCGTTTTGGGTGAAATTTGGAGTTCAAAGGCAACTTCCTTACTAGTCATTCCCCGGATAATCATTTTAATGATGTCCTGTTCTCTCTCTGTAATCCTGAAATGTTCAAGATAAGCTCCTGGAATATCCTGCCTGGGCAAACCCTTCCCTTCTTTTGTTTCATAATGGGATAGGGCAAATAGATGGAAAACATTCCATAGGATATAAAAAAATAGTAGAGCCACTGAGACATTAGAAAACCTTCTGAACTGATACCAGCTTGGAAAAAAATAATCCAGTAGGAAGAAGGGAAGAAACAGAAGAATAAAAGGGACGAACAAGGTACAATACTTCTTGATTTTCTGAGAGATTATATCTTCCCTTTGAAAAATGAGAATTCCTATAGAAAAAAACATCCATAGGGTAAAGAGTATTTCTGAAATCAGAAGCAAGGTCCCCCCCTCTATCAGCAAGTACAGGAGAGCCGGTAGAACGACGGATAGAGATGCTAGAATGGGAAGGAATCGGGTATAGAATCTTCCAAAATGGTTGATAAGACGGAAGATTACTGGGAGTAGAATCAGACAGATCAATCCCTCCAGGATTTTGTATATGGCTATACTAAATATAGAGTTGGTATACAATCCTGATAATTGGCTGACCGTACCGTATATTTCCAAAATTTCAGTCCAATACAGAGCATGTAGAGCCAATAGAAATAAAGAATAATTTTTTAATAGGATAGAGCTTTTCTGTCGGGATCTAAAAAAGAAGAGGATCAATACAAAAAATCCCAGAAGAGCTCCAAGAGAATAAAACAGTAAAAAAATATGATCCATATTATTGCAATATTATACGAGTTCCGCTAACTCCTCACAATGATTAATATTAAGAAAATAATAAAAGACGGGCCCCCTGCTGTCGGGATCGTTCCTCAGCAAGCCTGGGGGACGACTCTATTAAGAGCCTGGTCCCACAGGGAGACGCCCTACTTTGTTTATAATTAAAAAAGCCTGACCCCCGGGAAGGGATCAGGCAGGACTCAACAGAAAAAGAGTTATCCCTTACTTCTTCCGCCGGGTCCAGACAGAAGCATCTGAATACACCCCCGGCACATGGTCGGGACTGTATCTGACAAC
This sequence is a window from Oceanispirochaeta sp.. Protein-coding genes within it:
- a CDS encoding heparan-alpha-glucosaminide N-acetyltransferase domain-containing protein gives rise to the protein GLLLLLLGYGLNLVKGFLPITIARNILGWNESLLPSLYTPYYLIFNVEILMMAGLSYIAMGWISSLTTRPVAILLMALTVVIVSPFLWGRGEEIPLLKHLLNPVWGGDPDLVIFPFFPWFSYPLLGMAAGEIYKRDYEVKRLRNISLMAGSALLLIGGLMLFINFERFFHDYGQQSWGAVIAFSGFLFLWGNLIYLIQRIYPGGMKTGLLKFFSRKLTLIYCLQWIIIGWLFFLIPFHSLSMGLVLLTSLGVILTLWGTLFVIDRINLRKAAA
- a CDS encoding helix-turn-helix transcriptional regulator — protein: MEIYGTVSQLSGLYTNSIFSIAIYKILEGLICLILLPVIFRLINHFGRFYTRFLPILASLSVVLPALLYLLIEGGTLLLISEILFTLWMFFSIGILIFQREDIISQKIKKYCTLFVPFILLFLPFFLLDYFFPSWYQFRRFSNVSVALLFFYILWNVFHLFALSHYETKEGKGLPRQDIPGAYLEHFRITEREQDIIKMIIRGMTSKEVAFELQISPKTVKNHIYNIYKKTGIQSRVELLWILNQWK